Proteins found in one Massilia sp. H6 genomic segment:
- a CDS encoding EAL domain-containing protein: MPASMTPTGNLTDAPDNRDDDLVFVAEADQLSAADGMLVRAPLAPVATWRILVVDDDADVHSSTLFALKNVEMQGRALQFLHAYSAHEARALLEREADIAVVLLDVVMERPDAGLQLVRQIREELGMSRVRIILRTGQPGYAPELEAIRGYDINDYRTKSELTRTKLYTAVAAAIRSYQQLRVIDANCAGLEHILAAGTQLMAQHGVRDVAHGVLRQMATLLGQEPAGVLCVRDSGHARPDLLRVVAAAGEHGELEGGELNPQRHQALVAAAQRTLRERRGHDAAGWLSLHFPGKAGRDFAACIPFGRKLDDTERRLLDVFASMVTVGLENVELVTHLNQAAFHDQLTGLPNRTRVVELLDAVLDSAQRGLTTLALIDLDHFAETNDALGHHFGDLLLAAVGKRLRTRMKPDSAAGADASNTLEVARIGGDIFCVLGEAGVVQPAPIQALFREPFHIDGQDVQVSATLGLVRLSEHDGSGADALKDADIALKRAKSHQRAGHFYFSRSMGVEIRERVRMMHALRSGFQRGELFLAYQPQVDLATNGAFGAEALLRWRTEDGRLIGPDRFIPIAEYSGLIVDIGEWVLRQALAELVRLHAAGYRTFTMSVNVSQVQFRHPHFVDMLRRALDDTGAAAEYVELEITESMAMEDPALLVEKLAQVKRTGVSIAIDDFGTGFSSLSHLQRLQVDRLKIDRTFVTEITGSARGSSIAEMVIQLGRNLGLSVIAEGVEDERQAHILRSLGCPLAQGYLFSRPLTPEALVEWLGNQARIEAA, encoded by the coding sequence ATGCCTGCCTCGATGACGCCAACAGGCAACCTGACGGATGCGCCCGATAACCGTGACGACGATCTGGTCTTCGTCGCTGAAGCCGACCAGCTTTCTGCTGCCGACGGCATGCTGGTGCGCGCCCCGCTGGCGCCGGTTGCGACCTGGCGGATCCTGGTGGTCGATGACGACGCCGACGTTCACTCGAGCACGCTGTTCGCGCTGAAGAACGTCGAGATGCAGGGCCGTGCGCTGCAATTCCTGCATGCGTACAGCGCCCATGAGGCGCGCGCGCTACTCGAGCGCGAAGCCGACATCGCCGTGGTGCTGCTCGACGTGGTGATGGAGCGTCCCGACGCCGGCCTGCAGCTGGTACGCCAGATCCGCGAAGAGCTGGGCATGAGCCGGGTCCGCATCATCCTGCGCACCGGTCAGCCCGGCTATGCGCCCGAGCTCGAGGCGATCCGCGGCTATGACATCAACGATTACCGCACCAAGTCCGAGCTCACCCGTACCAAGCTGTACACCGCGGTGGCGGCCGCGATACGCTCGTACCAGCAATTGCGCGTGATCGACGCCAATTGCGCCGGCCTGGAGCATATTCTCGCGGCCGGAACCCAGTTGATGGCCCAGCACGGGGTGCGCGACGTGGCGCACGGCGTGCTGCGTCAGATGGCGACCCTGCTCGGCCAGGAGCCGGCTGGCGTGCTGTGCGTGCGCGACAGCGGTCACGCGCGCCCCGACTTGCTGCGCGTGGTAGCCGCTGCCGGCGAACACGGCGAACTCGAAGGCGGAGAACTGAACCCGCAGCGCCACCAGGCGCTGGTCGCTGCCGCCCAACGCACGTTGCGCGAGCGCCGCGGCCATGACGCCGCAGGCTGGCTGTCGCTGCATTTCCCGGGCAAGGCGGGCCGCGATTTCGCTGCCTGCATCCCGTTCGGGCGCAAGCTGGACGACACCGAGCGCCGCCTGCTCGACGTCTTCGCCAGCATGGTCACGGTCGGCCTCGAGAATGTCGAACTGGTGACGCACCTGAACCAGGCGGCCTTCCACGACCAGTTGACCGGCCTGCCGAACCGCACCCGCGTGGTCGAACTCCTGGACGCGGTCCTGGACAGCGCCCAGCGCGGCCTGACAACACTGGCCCTGATCGACCTTGATCACTTCGCCGAAACCAACGACGCTCTCGGCCACCATTTCGGCGACCTGCTGCTGGCGGCGGTCGGAAAGCGCTTGCGCACGCGCATGAAGCCCGATAGCGCCGCCGGCGCTGACGCCAGTAACACACTCGAGGTAGCCCGGATCGGCGGCGATATCTTCTGCGTACTGGGTGAAGCCGGCGTGGTGCAGCCGGCGCCGATCCAGGCCCTGTTTCGCGAGCCCTTCCATATCGACGGCCAGGACGTGCAGGTCTCGGCCACGCTCGGCCTGGTACGCCTGTCGGAACATGACGGCAGCGGCGCCGACGCCCTCAAGGATGCCGACATCGCCCTCAAGCGCGCCAAGTCGCACCAGCGCGCCGGCCACTTCTATTTTTCGCGCAGCATGGGAGTCGAGATTCGCGAGCGGGTGCGCATGATGCATGCGCTGCGCAGCGGCTTCCAGCGTGGCGAGCTGTTCCTGGCCTACCAGCCGCAGGTCGACCTTGCCACCAATGGCGCCTTCGGCGCCGAGGCGCTGCTGCGCTGGCGCACCGAGGACGGGCGCCTGATCGGACCGGACCGCTTTATCCCGATCGCCGAATATTCAGGCCTGATCGTCGACATCGGCGAATGGGTGTTGCGCCAGGCACTGGCCGAACTGGTGCGCCTGCACGCCGCCGGGTATCGGACCTTTACCATGTCAGTCAATGTCTCGCAGGTGCAGTTTCGCCATCCGCATTTCGTCGACATGCTGCGCCGTGCGCTGGACGATACCGGCGCCGCCGCCGAATACGTGGAACTGGAGATCACCGAATCGATGGCGATGGAAGATCCGGCCCTGCTGGTAGAAAAGCTGGCCCAGGTCAAGCGCACCGGCGTGTCGATCGCGATCGACGACTTCGGCACTGGCTTTTCTTCGCTGTCGCACCTGCAGCGCCTGCAGGTGGACCGGCTCAAGATCGATCGCACTTTTGTTACCGAGATCACCGGCTCGGCGCGCGGCAGCAGCATTGCAGAGATGGTCATCCAGCTGGGCCGCAACCTGGGGCTGTCGGTGATCGCCGAAGGCGTCGAGGATGAGCGCCAGGCCCACATCTTGCGCAGCCTGGGCTGCCCGCTGGCGCAGGGCTACCTGTTCTCGCGGCCCTTGACGCCGGAAGCGCTGGTGGAGTGGCTGGGGAACCAGGCCCGGATCGAGGCGGCGTAA
- the aroC gene encoding chorismate synthase: MSGNSFGKLFSVTTFGESHGPAIGCVIDGCPPGMALSEADIQPELDRRKPGTSRHVTQRQEADQAQILSGVYQGVTTGTPIALLIQNQDQRSKDYGNIVETFRPGHADYTYWHKYGVRDPRGGGRSSARLTAPVVGAGAVARKWLREQFGTEFFGCMRQLGDIEVPFQSYEHVHANPFFAATADADLLARMEAAMDELRRAGDSIGARIDVVARGVPVGWGQPIYDKLDADIAYAMMGINAVKGVEIGAGFASVAQKGSEHGDELTPEGFIGNNAGGVLGGISSGQDITVSIAIKPTSSIRTPRRSIDKDGSLVTVETFGRHDPCVGIRATPIAEAMLALVLIDHALMHRAQCGDVRVATPKLG, encoded by the coding sequence ATGTCCGGCAATTCTTTTGGCAAGCTGTTCTCCGTCACCACATTCGGCGAGTCGCATGGCCCCGCCATCGGCTGTGTCATCGATGGCTGCCCACCGGGCATGGCCCTGAGCGAGGCCGACATCCAGCCTGAACTCGACCGTCGCAAGCCGGGCACCTCGCGTCATGTGACGCAGCGCCAGGAAGCCGATCAGGCGCAGATCCTGTCGGGTGTTTACCAGGGGGTGACCACTGGCACGCCGATCGCGCTCCTGATCCAGAACCAGGACCAGCGCAGCAAGGACTACGGCAACATCGTCGAGACCTTCCGCCCGGGACATGCCGACTATACCTATTGGCACAAGTATGGCGTGCGCGATCCGCGCGGTGGCGGGCGCTCGTCGGCCCGCCTGACCGCGCCAGTGGTCGGGGCAGGGGCCGTGGCCCGCAAGTGGCTGCGCGAGCAGTTCGGTACTGAATTTTTCGGCTGCATGCGCCAGCTGGGCGATATCGAGGTGCCGTTCCAGTCGTACGAGCATGTGCACGCCAATCCGTTCTTCGCCGCTACCGCCGATGCCGACCTGCTGGCACGCATGGAAGCGGCGATGGACGAACTTCGCCGCGCGGGCGACTCGATCGGCGCGCGCATCGACGTCGTGGCGCGCGGGGTGCCGGTCGGCTGGGGGCAACCGATCTACGACAAGCTCGATGCCGACATCGCCTATGCGATGATGGGGATCAACGCGGTCAAGGGCGTGGAAATCGGCGCCGGCTTCGCTTCGGTGGCGCAAAAGGGGTCGGAGCACGGCGACGAGCTCACCCCCGAAGGCTTCATTGGCAACAATGCGGGCGGGGTGCTGGGCGGAATTTCGAGCGGGCAGGACATCACGGTGTCGATCGCGATCAAGCCCACCTCGTCGATCCGCACGCCGCGCCGCTCGATCGACAAGGATGGCAGCCTGGTGACGGTTGAAACCTTCGGCCGGCACGACCCCTGCGTCGGCATTCGCGCCACGCCGATCGCCGAGGCGATGCTGGCACTGGTCTTGATCGACCACGCGCTGATGCATCGCGCGCAGTGCGGGGATGTCAGGGTAGCGACGCCGAAGCTGGGGTGA
- a CDS encoding HDOD domain-containing protein has product MTTPAANPVSHQADATLSLLWERTRRQGDMPGFTKAITAILASMRGEDEREFSMTQTVLSDPVLTQKVLRLANSGMYSAFGQRINTVSKAVLVLGTEAIGHLALGLKLIEELARSTPDTETAHIEMEKAVLAGMVAQQVAASTVSRDPEEAVVCSILHSLGRMMVAFYLPERWARMRETADAGCEETAANAHLGLSLEALGRATAQRWGLPRNLVAGMRRVEPSERFDGFGHEDWLAALGTMSTQAAQALWHDDESGAERVAELAASFSPLLGVEPSSLLEAIGKARLIAASDLSIAPLAKPAEKRAEQVAATRKRQAGNKVLMSGAADMRDTGAAATPGQMMSMALETMHEGLSFTRSFAFLRNRRDGKYTARLGMGEGSKALMPKLTFDDAYEPDVFHAALGSDRVIFIENAHDTRFASKLPGWWKDSLADARCFVLVPLCAHGQPAGFIYGEWNNSFPSVALSQTEFSLLNDLRGLIVRTVERRHQMEAVAARA; this is encoded by the coding sequence ATGACGACACCAGCTGCCAACCCGGTCTCGCACCAAGCCGACGCCACTCTCTCCCTGTTGTGGGAGCGCACCCGCAGGCAAGGCGACATGCCCGGATTCACCAAGGCCATCACCGCGATCCTGGCATCGATGCGCGGCGAGGACGAGCGCGAATTTTCGATGACCCAGACGGTCTTGTCCGATCCTGTCCTGACGCAAAAGGTGCTGCGGCTGGCTAACAGCGGCATGTATTCGGCCTTCGGCCAGCGCATCAATACGGTGTCGAAGGCGGTACTGGTGCTCGGTACCGAAGCCATTGGCCACCTGGCGCTGGGCCTGAAACTGATCGAAGAACTGGCCAGGTCCACACCCGACACCGAGACCGCCCACATCGAGATGGAAAAGGCGGTGCTGGCCGGGATGGTCGCACAACAGGTGGCGGCCAGCACCGTCTCGCGCGACCCGGAAGAAGCCGTGGTCTGCTCGATCCTGCATTCGCTCGGGCGCATGATGGTCGCTTTCTACCTGCCGGAACGCTGGGCCCGGATGCGCGAGACGGCCGACGCCGGCTGCGAGGAAACCGCGGCCAACGCGCACCTTGGGCTCTCGCTCGAGGCGCTGGGGCGCGCTACTGCGCAGCGCTGGGGCCTGCCGCGCAACCTGGTCGCCGGGATGCGCCGGGTCGAGCCGTCCGAGCGCTTCGACGGTTTCGGCCACGAGGACTGGCTGGCCGCATTGGGCACCATGTCCACCCAGGCTGCGCAGGCGCTCTGGCATGACGATGAAAGCGGCGCCGAGCGGGTGGCCGAACTGGCCGCCAGCTTCTCACCGCTGCTGGGCGTGGAGCCATCGAGCCTGCTCGAGGCAATTGGCAAGGCACGCTTGATTGCGGCTTCCGACCTGTCGATCGCGCCCTTGGCCAAGCCAGCCGAAAAGCGCGCCGAACAGGTTGCGGCGACGCGCAAGCGCCAGGCTGGCAACAAGGTATTGATGAGCGGCGCGGCCGACATGCGCGACACCGGCGCCGCCGCCACGCCGGGCCAGATGATGTCGATGGCGCTGGAGACCATGCACGAGGGCCTGTCGTTCACCCGCTCGTTCGCTTTCTTGCGCAACCGGCGCGACGGCAAGTACACAGCGCGGCTGGGCATGGGCGAAGGCAGCAAGGCCTTGATGCCCAAGCTGACGTTCGACGACGCCTACGAGCCGGACGTGTTCCATGCGGCGCTTGGCAGCGACCGCGTGATCTTCATCGAGAATGCCCACGACACCCGGTTCGCTTCCAAGCTTCCCGGCTGGTGGAAAGACTCGCTGGCCGATGCCCGCTGCTTCGTCCTGGTGCCGCTGTGCGCCCACGGCCAGCCGGCCGGTTTCATCTATGGCGAATGGAACAACAGCTTCCCGTCGGTCGCGCTGAGCCAGACCGAGTTCTCGTTACTGAACGATTTGCGGGGGCTGATCGTGCGGACCGTGGAGCGCCGGCACCAGATGGAAGCGGTGGCAGCCCGGGCTTGA
- a CDS encoding bifunctional diguanylate cyclase/phosphodiesterase, producing the protein MHTSSTVAPLSCASRTPKPAGLALIESLLEAAGDAVFRVTPGGLLRVASRRAHALSGAEPHKHSLAALVHDVDRLALQQALAGCAASGEPAVVEARLRCGERDVWFEWRIAMIDSGDDAPLLVIGRDMSAQHATEERLRHMATHDALTELPNRVLLSDRIRMVIANARRSGQGFAVATIGLDGFKKVNDGLGHAIGDAVLRMAASRLRRTLRDSDTLARVGGDEFVAVLPGTACKAQIKLVTGRLMATLQAPFEIDGHTIHLAGSIGVATYPEHAEDEVRLVTLADTAMTRAKETGKARSVTYSPSDYGPPEHDISLEAAMFNAVREGEFQLYFQPIVDAGSRTIEGFETLMRWKHPTLGMVPPVRFIPIAENNGLINLLGAWALKAACMQIRQFEQVAGRDLYISVNISPRQFRNDTFLAVLDDALALSGARGSQLVLEITEGTLMVDPVHAEAVLTKMAERGARIAIDDFGTGYSSLAYLKRFPISVLKIDRAFVKDLPHATKDGAICSAVLDIARHLDLSVVAEGVETEEQLAWLGKLGCHYVQGYLTGKPMPAHVALAALKENLYTELLPGELGPGKP; encoded by the coding sequence ATGCACACCAGTTCCACCGTCGCACCGCTGTCATGCGCGTCCAGGACACCCAAGCCGGCGGGGCTGGCGCTGATCGAGAGCCTGCTGGAAGCCGCCGGCGACGCCGTGTTTCGCGTCACGCCTGGCGGCCTGCTAAGGGTCGCGAGCCGGCGCGCACACGCCCTGAGCGGCGCCGAGCCGCACAAGCACTCCCTCGCCGCGCTGGTCCATGATGTCGACCGACTCGCGCTGCAGCAGGCACTGGCCGGCTGCGCCGCCAGCGGCGAACCGGCCGTGGTCGAAGCGCGCCTGCGCTGCGGCGAGCGCGATGTCTGGTTCGAATGGCGCATCGCCATGATCGATAGCGGCGACGACGCGCCGTTACTGGTAATCGGCCGCGACATGTCGGCCCAGCACGCGACCGAAGAACGCCTGCGCCACATGGCGACCCATGACGCCCTCACCGAACTGCCCAACCGGGTGCTGCTGTCGGACCGGATCCGCATGGTGATCGCCAATGCGCGCCGCTCCGGCCAGGGCTTCGCAGTCGCCACCATAGGCCTGGACGGCTTCAAGAAAGTCAACGATGGTCTGGGTCATGCGATCGGCGACGCGGTGCTGCGCATGGCCGCCAGCCGCCTGCGTCGCACGCTGCGCGACAGCGACACGCTGGCGCGGGTCGGCGGCGACGAATTCGTCGCGGTCTTGCCAGGCACCGCCTGCAAGGCGCAGATCAAGCTGGTCACCGGGCGCCTGATGGCGACGCTACAGGCGCCGTTCGAAATCGACGGCCATACCATTCACCTGGCCGGTTCGATCGGCGTTGCCACCTATCCCGAGCACGCCGAAGACGAAGTGCGGCTGGTGACGCTGGCCGACACCGCCATGACGCGCGCCAAGGAAACTGGCAAGGCGCGCTCCGTCACCTACAGCCCGAGCGACTACGGCCCGCCCGAGCACGACATCTCGCTCGAGGCGGCGATGTTCAACGCGGTGCGCGAGGGCGAATTCCAGCTTTACTTCCAGCCGATCGTCGATGCCGGCTCACGCACCATCGAGGGCTTCGAGACGCTCATGCGCTGGAAGCATCCGACCCTGGGCATGGTGCCGCCGGTACGCTTCATTCCTATCGCCGAGAACAATGGCTTGATCAACCTGCTGGGGGCCTGGGCACTGAAGGCGGCCTGCATGCAGATCCGCCAGTTCGAGCAAGTCGCCGGGCGCGATCTGTACATCTCGGTGAACATCAGCCCGCGCCAGTTCAGGAACGATACGTTCCTGGCAGTGCTGGATGACGCGCTGGCGCTTTCCGGGGCCCGGGGCAGCCAGCTGGTGCTCGAGATCACCGAGGGCACGCTGATGGTCGACCCTGTCCATGCCGAAGCAGTGCTGACCAAGATGGCCGAACGCGGCGCGCGCATCGCGATCGACGATTTCGGTACCGGTTATTCGTCGCTGGCCTACCTGAAGCGCTTTCCGATTTCGGTGCTCAAGATCGATCGCGCCTTCGTGAAAGACCTGCCGCATGCCACCAAGGACGGGGCGATCTGCAGCGCGGTGCTCGACATCGCCCGCCACCTCGACTTGTCGGTAGTGGCCGAAGGCGTCGAGACCGAGGAACAGCTCGCCTGGCTTGGCAAGCTTGGCTGCCACTACGTGCAGGGCTACCTGACCGGCAAGCCGATGCCGGCGCATGTGGCGCTGGCCGCCCTTAAAGAAAATCTTTACACCGAATTACTGCCGGGCGAGCTAGGCCCGGGAAAACCATGA
- a CDS encoding isovaleryl-CoA dehydrogenase has product MTDFSTHEVLNQAAPFADINLFGCDLALREALEREGAGWAAAGLDTLGADLGRAELQELARLANAHSPRLNSYDRAGNRIDEIEFHPAWHRLMSLMIGAGAHSRPWQEPRAGAQVARAAQYLLFGQVENGAQCPVTMTFASVPALRRHPALAAQWLPKILSNEYDPRSLPVARKRGALIGMGMTEKQGGSDVRANTTRATPMPAPEAHSRFGAAGEGACRIVGHKWFFSAPQSDAHLILAQFDGQDSSGLSCLFVPRYLPDGSRNAIRVQRLKDKLGNRSNASSEVEFENAVGWMIGAPGRGIPTILEMGGYTRLDCVLGSAGIMRAALCHALQHARGRSAFGRVLSEQPLMQNVLADLALESEAATAFALRLARCFDAPDDPCEALLGRILVPAGKYWICKRGPAFGAEAMEVMGGNGYVEDGPLARIYRELPVNSIWEGSGNVMCLDVLRALGKSLPQARAALAQELMPAYGLDARFADYAGRLLDELPALVADEGGARRLAERLVLAVQGALLLRHAPGFVSSAFVASRIAVEPGGAFGRLPASSDCASILARALAC; this is encoded by the coding sequence ATGACCGATTTCTCGACCCATGAAGTGCTCAATCAGGCCGCACCGTTCGCGGACATCAACCTGTTCGGGTGCGACCTTGCCTTGCGTGAAGCGCTCGAGCGCGAAGGGGCCGGCTGGGCCGCCGCGGGTCTCGATACGCTGGGCGCCGACCTGGGGCGGGCCGAGCTGCAGGAGCTGGCGCGCCTGGCCAATGCACACTCACCGCGCCTGAACAGCTACGACCGCGCCGGTAACCGGATCGACGAGATCGAGTTTCATCCCGCCTGGCACCGCTTGATGTCGCTGATGATCGGCGCCGGCGCGCATTCGCGTCCGTGGCAGGAGCCGCGCGCCGGCGCTCAGGTGGCGCGCGCGGCCCAGTACCTGTTGTTCGGCCAGGTGGAAAATGGCGCGCAGTGTCCGGTGACGATGACCTTTGCGTCGGTGCCGGCGCTGCGCCGCCACCCGGCGCTGGCAGCCCAATGGCTGCCCAAGATCCTGTCGAACGAGTACGACCCGCGCTCGCTGCCGGTGGCGCGCAAGCGCGGCGCCCTGATCGGGATGGGCATGACCGAAAAGCAGGGCGGCAGCGACGTGCGCGCCAATACGACCCGGGCCACGCCGATGCCGGCGCCAGAAGCGCACAGCCGCTTCGGGGCGGCGGGCGAGGGCGCCTGCCGCATTGTCGGCCACAAGTGGTTCTTCTCGGCGCCGCAGTCCGATGCCCACCTGATCCTGGCGCAGTTCGATGGGCAGGACAGTTCCGGACTCTCGTGCCTGTTCGTGCCGCGTTACCTGCCGGACGGCAGCCGCAATGCGATTCGCGTGCAGCGGCTCAAGGACAAGCTGGGCAACCGCTCCAACGCGTCATCGGAAGTCGAATTCGAGAACGCGGTCGGCTGGATGATCGGGGCGCCGGGCCGTGGCATCCCGACCATACTCGAAATGGGCGGGTATACCCGGCTCGACTGCGTGCTGGGGAGCGCGGGCATCATGCGCGCGGCGCTGTGCCATGCGCTGCAGCACGCGCGCGGGCGCAGCGCCTTCGGGCGGGTGCTCAGCGAGCAGCCGCTGATGCAGAACGTGCTGGCCGACCTGGCCCTCGAATCCGAGGCCGCGACCGCATTCGCGCTGCGCCTGGCACGCTGCTTCGATGCGCCCGACGATCCGTGCGAGGCGCTGCTCGGGCGGATTCTGGTGCCGGCCGGAAAATACTGGATCTGCAAGCGCGGCCCGGCCTTCGGCGCCGAGGCGATGGAAGTCATGGGCGGCAATGGCTATGTCGAGGATGGGCCGTTGGCGCGCATCTATCGCGAACTCCCGGTCAACTCGATCTGGGAGGGTTCCGGCAATGTGATGTGCCTGGACGTGCTGCGCGCGCTCGGCAAGTCGCTGCCGCAGGCGCGCGCGGCGCTGGCCCAGGAGTTGATGCCGGCCTATGGCCTCGACGCCCGCTTCGCCGACTATGCCGGGCGCCTGCTCGACGAGCTGCCGGCGCTGGTGGCCGACGAGGGCGGCGCGCGCAGGCTGGCCGAACGCCTGGTGCTGGCAGTACAGGGCGCGCTGCTGCTGCGCCATGCGCCCGGCTTCGTATCAAGTGCCTTTGTTGCATCGCGCATTGCCGTGGAGCCGGGCGGGGCCTTTGGCCGCTTGCCGGCGTCGAGCGACTGCGCGTCCATCCTGGCCCGCGCGCTGGCATGCTGA
- the upp gene encoding uracil phosphoribosyltransferase, whose amino-acid sequence MKQDPRFPKLFILDHPLIQHKLSHMREHDTSTRTFRELLREITLLMGYEITRDLPLTTRQVQTPLVTIDAPVIAGKKLAIVPILRAGIGMSDGLLELVPSARVGHIGVYRDPETHEPVEYLVRLPDTNERTFILCDPMVATGNSAVHAVDVLKKRGVPSEHVMFLALVAAPEGIEVFQKAHPDVKVFVASLDSHLNEHAYIVPGLGDAGDRIFGTK is encoded by the coding sequence ATGAAACAAGACCCGCGTTTTCCCAAGCTATTCATCCTCGACCACCCGCTCATCCAGCACAAGCTGTCGCACATGCGCGAGCACGATACCTCGACCCGCACCTTCCGCGAACTGCTGCGCGAAATCACGCTGCTGATGGGGTATGAGATCACGCGCGACCTGCCGCTGACCACGCGCCAGGTGCAGACCCCTTTGGTAACCATCGACGCGCCTGTCATCGCAGGCAAGAAACTGGCGATCGTGCCGATCCTGCGCGCCGGCATCGGCATGAGCGACGGCCTGCTCGAACTGGTGCCGTCGGCCCGCGTAGGCCATATCGGCGTCTACCGCGATCCGGAGACCCACGAGCCGGTCGAATACCTGGTGCGCCTGCCCGATACCAACGAGCGCACCTTCATCCTGTGCGACCCGATGGTCGCTACCGGCAATTCGGCAGTGCATGCGGTCGACGTGCTCAAGAAGCGCGGCGTGCCGAGCGAGCACGTGATGTTCCTGGCCCTGGTCGCGGCGCCCGAAGGCATCGAGGTATTCCAGAAGGCGCATCCGGACGTGAAGGTGTTTGTCGCCTCGCTCGACTCGCACCTGAACGAGCACGCTTATATCGTGCCGGGCCTGGGCGACGCGGGCGACCGTATCTTCGGCACCAAATGA
- a CDS encoding Hpt domain-containing protein: MRQDADKGFFSRLASFNDSFSSRLPATLERIGVVAAGLDPRAPAPAADELQAMLHTVAGSAATFGYRGLGHHARALEQRLRVLMAFDAVAASDWAMWVAELDAFVEAGRRDPRALN; this comes from the coding sequence ATGAGGCAGGACGCCGACAAGGGCTTCTTCTCGCGGCTGGCTTCGTTCAACGACAGCTTTTCGAGCCGGCTGCCGGCCACGCTGGAACGGATCGGGGTGGTCGCTGCAGGACTCGATCCGCGCGCACCGGCGCCGGCCGCCGACGAATTGCAAGCGATGCTGCATACCGTGGCGGGCTCTGCAGCAACCTTCGGCTACCGCGGGCTCGGCCACCATGCGCGCGCCCTGGAGCAGCGCCTGCGCGTGCTGATGGCCTTCGATGCGGTGGCTGCCAGCGACTGGGCGATGTGGGTGGCAGAACTCGATGCCTTCGTCGAAGCCGGCCGGCGCGATCCGCGCGCACTCAATTAG
- a CDS encoding cold-shock protein has product MATGIVKWFNDSKGFGFITPDEGGEDLFAHFSAIQSNGFKSLQENQRVSFDVTTGPKGKQAANIQPL; this is encoded by the coding sequence ATGGCAACTGGCATCGTAAAATGGTTCAATGATTCGAAGGGTTTTGGCTTCATCACCCCTGATGAAGGCGGCGAAGATCTGTTCGCTCACTTCTCGGCGATCCAAAGCAATGGCTTCAAGTCGCTGCAAGAGAACCAGCGTGTTTCGTTCGATGTGACCACTGGCCCTAAGGGCAAGCAGGCCGCGAACATTCAGCCGCTGTAA
- a CDS encoding LysR family transcriptional regulator — translation MGKFRQISTFVDVVARGSLSAAARAEGIAPAMIGRRLDALEARLGVKLLQRTTRRLVLTDEGAAFLEHCQRILAELEEAEAAAAERSANATGHLLVSAPAGFGRQHVAPLLPSFLAEHRELTVNLNLTDRLVDVLGEGVDVAIRIASLSDSNLVGAKLADNQRVVVGSPAYLKRHGTPHDLADLAKHNCLAISSAGSQRGWTFLDNGKPVVLKVGGNMQCNDGAVLHAWALAGKGLAWRSMWEVGAQIAAGELCTVLDRFAAPGNDIHAVFAQRQHLPLRIRVFVEFLRRHYAQPDYWQVR, via the coding sequence ATGGGTAAATTCAGGCAGATATCGACTTTCGTCGACGTGGTGGCGCGCGGCAGCCTGTCGGCGGCGGCGCGCGCCGAAGGCATTGCGCCGGCCATGATCGGCCGCCGCCTCGACGCGCTGGAAGCGCGGCTTGGGGTCAAGCTGCTGCAGCGAACCACGCGCCGGCTAGTACTTACCGACGAAGGCGCAGCCTTTCTGGAGCATTGCCAGCGCATCCTGGCCGAGCTCGAGGAAGCCGAGGCCGCGGCGGCCGAGCGCAGCGCGAACGCGACCGGGCATCTGCTGGTATCGGCCCCGGCCGGCTTTGGCCGCCAGCACGTGGCGCCGCTGCTACCTTCCTTCCTGGCCGAGCACCGCGAGCTCACCGTCAACCTGAACCTGACCGACCGCCTGGTCGACGTGCTCGGCGAAGGCGTCGACGTGGCGATCCGCATTGCCAGTTTGAGCGACTCGAACCTGGTCGGCGCGAAACTGGCCGACAACCAGCGCGTGGTAGTGGGCTCGCCCGCCTATCTGAAGCGTCACGGCACGCCGCACGACCTGGCCGACCTGGCGAAACATAACTGCCTGGCCATCAGCAGCGCCGGCAGCCAGCGCGGCTGGACCTTTCTCGACAATGGCAAACCGGTCGTCCTCAAGGTGGGCGGCAATATGCAGTGCAACGACGGCGCGGTGCTGCACGCCTGGGCGCTGGCCGGCAAGGGCCTGGCGTGGCGCTCGATGTGGGAAGTCGGCGCCCAGATCGCCGCCGGAGAACTGTGCACGGTACTGGACCGGTTTGCCGCTCCGGGCAACGACATCCACGCCGTGTTTGCGCAGCGGCAGCACCTGCCACTGCGGATCCGGGTCTTCGTGGAGTTCTTGCGGCGGCATTACGCACAGCCGGACTATTGGCAGGTGCGCTAA